A single region of the Methanobrevibacter boviskoreani JH1 genome encodes:
- a CDS encoding methanogenesis marker 8 protein, which translates to MVKDKHVISTLGKAEVVIEDGKITSIGEPRINYCPIYNDIDNVDEITKDYIEMNINRRIKEFGMCTSKRIIKMEDIMTFGISETLETNLEIGTIDCVVGACEGVGTVLMTDPDTVQGVGGRVSGLVSTTPLPEVAEKLGRENVLNPETAELNQLKGVKKAIKKGYKNIAVTIIPSPMVKEIRELEIPDDVNIYIFVAHTTGASKEEVVELFENADVITGCASSEILDYADKVKPYYSGKKVPLFAATEKGREFLDNRLKSIGKPLTVKDYPLDRSNKPDPLV; encoded by the coding sequence ATGGTAAAAGATAAACATGTAATATCTACATTAGGTAAAGCAGAGGTTGTAATTGAAGATGGTAAGATAACATCAATTGGAGAACCTAGAATCAACTATTGTCCAATCTATAATGATATTGACAATGTTGATGAAATCACCAAGGATTATATTGAAATGAATATAAACCGGAGAATCAAAGAGTTTGGCATGTGTACCTCCAAGAGAATTATTAAAATGGAGGATATAATGACCTTCGGAATAAGTGAAACGCTTGAGACAAACCTTGAAATTGGTACAATCGACTGTGTAGTAGGTGCATGTGAAGGGGTAGGTACTGTTTTAATGACTGACCCCGATACAGTTCAAGGCGTTGGCGGAAGGGTGTCCGGACTTGTATCCACAACCCCGTTACCTGAGGTAGCTGAAAAACTTGGTAGGGAAAATGTTTTAAATCCTGAAACTGCGGAATTAAACCAGTTGAAAGGTGTTAAAAAAGCAATCAAGAAAGGTTATAAAAATATTGCAGTTACCATAATACCCTCACCTATGGTTAAAGAGATAAGGGAACTTGAAATACCTGATGACGTTAATATCTACATTTTTGTAGCCCATACAACCGGTGCAAGCAAAGAGGAAGTGGTTGAACTGTTTGAAAATGCGGATGTTATAACTGGCTGTGCATCATCCGAAATACTAGACTATGCAGATAAGGTTAAACCATATTATTCCGGTAAGAAAGTGCCATTGTTTGCAGCAACGGAAAAGGGAAGGGAATTTTTAGATAACAGATTAAAAAGTATTGGTAAACCTTTAACAGTAAAAGACTACCCTTTAGATAGATCCAATAAACCTGATCCATTAGTTTAA
- a CDS encoding nitroreductase family protein, giving the protein MLDFEEVIKTRRSVRVYEDKEVEDEKIEKIIRAGMQAPGSRLNAEPWEFVVIKDKDTLEKIGEIKPRVKNAPVAIVVLANIERAFYKTVWQQDCGAAAENMLLEAVNLGLGALWNGVATFEDIEASIAEIVGVDNENVKPYCIITVGYPGKGQENKFMDKFDESRIHYEKY; this is encoded by the coding sequence ATATTGGATTTTGAAGAAGTTATAAAAACAAGACGTAGTGTACGTGTATACGAAGATAAGGAAGTTGAAGATGAGAAGATTGAAAAGATCATACGTGCAGGAATGCAGGCTCCTGGAAGTAGATTAAATGCGGAACCATGGGAATTTGTCGTAATTAAAGATAAGGATACATTAGAAAAAATCGGGGAAATTAAACCTAGGGTAAAAAACGCACCTGTTGCAATTGTGGTTCTTGCAAACATTGAAAGGGCTTTTTATAAAACTGTATGGCAACAAGACTGTGGTGCCGCTGCAGAGAATATGTTACTTGAAGCGGTAAATCTTGGATTAGGTGCCCTTTGGAATGGAGTTGCTACCTTCGAGGATATCGAGGCATCTATTGCTGAAATTGTAGGTGTGGATAATGAAAACGTCAAACCTTACTGTATTATCACTGTCGGATATCCTGGAAAAGGTCAAGAAAACAAGTTCATGGATAAATTTGATGAATCCAGAATCCACTATGAGAAATATTAA
- the serS gene encoding serine--tRNA ligase produces MLDIKLFRENPDLIIESEKKRFRDTDNVENVIKYDNLWREGETKLNELRQKKNKLSKSFKQAKKDGTIDEVIAESKAVAAEIKEITAKNEEYKQLREDYRYKVGNIIDEDVPISDTEDDNEIIRTVGDIPEFDFKPLNHVDLINKIDGADLETAAEVSGARFYYLKRDILHLNLALIQFALDKLESKGYIPLQTPFFVKSEVAAETSELGEFEETLYKLENEDLYLIATAEQTLAALHRNEIISPDDLPIKYCALSTCFRKEAGSHGKDTLGIFRVHQFEKIEQYIYCSPEDSKRIHKELLETTEEIYKDLKLPYHIVAIVSSALNDNASIKYDLEAWFPGSETYRELVSCTNCKDYQARKTKTRVGRAGSGDAQVLHTLNSTAIATERTMCCILENYQDENGNVKVPEVLVPYMGGKTVMEAKN; encoded by the coding sequence TTGTTAGATATTAAATTGTTTAGAGAAAATCCGGATTTAATTATTGAATCTGAAAAGAAAAGATTTAGAGACACTGATAATGTAGAAAACGTAATAAAGTATGATAATTTATGGAGAGAGGGCGAAACCAAATTAAATGAATTACGTCAAAAAAAGAATAAATTATCCAAATCCTTCAAACAAGCAAAAAAGGACGGAACTATCGATGAGGTGATTGCAGAATCAAAAGCTGTCGCAGCTGAAATTAAAGAGATCACAGCTAAGAATGAGGAATACAAACAGCTACGTGAGGATTACAGATACAAAGTGGGAAACATTATTGATGAGGATGTACCTATTTCCGATACCGAGGATGATAACGAGATTATAAGGACCGTCGGGGATATCCCAGAATTTGACTTTAAACCATTAAATCATGTGGATTTAATAAACAAAATTGACGGTGCAGATTTAGAAACCGCAGCAGAGGTATCAGGTGCGAGATTTTACTACCTAAAAAGAGATATCCTACATCTTAACCTAGCATTGATTCAATTTGCTTTAGATAAATTAGAATCCAAAGGTTATATTCCACTCCAAACACCTTTCTTTGTAAAAAGTGAAGTTGCAGCGGAAACTTCCGAATTAGGTGAATTTGAAGAGACATTATACAAACTAGAAAATGAAGATCTATATTTAATTGCTACTGCAGAGCAAACACTTGCGGCATTACACAGAAATGAGATCATCTCACCAGATGACTTACCTATAAAATACTGTGCTTTATCAACCTGTTTTAGAAAAGAAGCAGGATCACATGGAAAGGATACACTCGGTATCTTTAGAGTACATCAATTCGAAAAAATCGAACAATACATCTATTGTAGTCCTGAGGATTCTAAAAGAATACACAAAGAGTTGCTTGAAACAACTGAAGAGATTTATAAGGATTTAAAACTTCCATATCATATTGTGGCAATTGTATCCTCTGCATTAAACGACAATGCATCCATTAAATATGATCTTGAAGCATGGTTCCCTGGATCTGAAACCTACAGGGAACTTGTATCCTGTACCAATTGTAAGGATTATCAGGCAAGAAAAACAAAAACACGTGTTGGTAGGGCAGGTTCCGGTGATGCACAAGTATTACATACATTAAACAGTACTGCCATTGCAACTGAAAGAACAATGTGCTGTATATTGGAAAACTACCAGGACGAAAATGGTAACGTTAAAGTCCCTGAGGTATTAGTACCTTATATGGGTGGAAAAACAGTGATGGAAGCTAAAAACTAA
- a CDS encoding DUF1848 domain-containing protein, whose product MILDVSSRTDIPQYYSKWLLKRFEEGYVYVRNPMFPEKVSRIELKENLIDCITFVSKNYKPLIPDIHRITDHYNTYFFYTITGYKEDVEPNVPSIDESIDTLMELSNIVGRDKVAWRYDPVLYTSYYNLQYHKQCFEYITEKVNHYIDRCIFSFVDLYKKLERNMPEIIPFTIKDKEDIARNLGKIADRYNMKIQSCASDVDYSRYNIINEACRNLDLFGNANNIKFKDIKHKGDRLHCHCIDTRDIGQYDTCLNGCKYCYANTNPKKAFENIKYHDPNSPILIGNIRENDIVTKANQKSFLKKPYRKPDKNETTLDKFF is encoded by the coding sequence ATGATACTTGATGTTAGCTCCAGAACAGATATTCCCCAATATTATTCCAAATGGCTTTTAAAAAGATTTGAGGAGGGATATGTTTATGTCAGAAATCCGATGTTTCCTGAGAAGGTTTCTAGAATTGAACTTAAGGAAAACCTTATAGATTGCATCACATTTGTATCAAAGAACTATAAGCCACTTATTCCAGATATCCACAGGATTACCGACCATTATAACACCTACTTTTTTTACACGATAACAGGATATAAAGAGGATGTTGAGCCAAATGTTCCGTCTATCGACGAGAGTATAGATACCCTAATGGAGTTATCAAATATCGTTGGTAGGGATAAGGTGGCTTGGAGATATGATCCAGTATTATATACCTCATATTATAATCTTCAATACCATAAACAGTGCTTTGAATATATTACAGAAAAGGTAAACCACTATATAGACAGATGTATCTTTAGTTTTGTAGATTTATATAAAAAACTAGAAAGGAACATGCCAGAAATCATTCCATTTACAATAAAGGACAAAGAGGACATTGCCAGAAATCTTGGAAAAATCGCAGACAGATACAATATGAAAATACAAAGCTGTGCAAGTGATGTGGACTATAGTAGATACAATATTATAAACGAAGCCTGCAGAAATCTGGACCTTTTTGGAAATGCAAACAACATAAAATTTAAGGACATCAAACATAAGGGAGACAGATTGCACTGCCATTGTATTGATACAAGGGATATCGGACAATATGACACCTGTTTAAATGGATGTAAATATTGCTATGCAAATACAAATCCCAAAAAAGCCTTTGAGAATATAAAATACCATGATCCAAACTCCCCCATACTAATTGGAAATATAAGGGAAAATGATATAGTTACAAAAGCCAATCAGAAAAGCTTTCTTAAAAAACCATACAGAAAACCAGATAAAAACGAAACAACCTTAGATAAATTTTTTTAA
- the glmS gene encoding glutamine--fructose-6-phosphate transaminase (isomerizing), producing MCGIVGCVLRDKKAAPILLDCISKLEYRGYDSVGIATEDNKIYVKKDKGKIIDVNTNLDLGDMEGQCGIAHVRWATHGDPNRVNAHPHTDEDGTIAVVHNGIIENYAELKEELIKEGHTFKSDTDTEVIPHLLRKFMDEGSNLEEAMVKTIDKMVGAYAIAAISIDEPNKVVATRKDSPLIVGVGKNEFFVASDSPAILKYTNNIIYPVEGEIVTLTMDGVTVKDTEGNILDKEIETINWTPEMAEKEGYDYFMIKEINEESSAVKNTLTEKDNIKTIVDEIKDDINRIVFVACGTSYHASLTGKYLIETLANIPTDVILASEFKYSANTLNENTLVVFISQSGETADTLKALDIANKTSKTLAIVNVAGSSATRRAQYVIQTQAGPEIGVAATKTYISQLISIYLFAGLLAENDELLEKLEMVPKYIDEVLEDAESLEEMSKKYKYADDFFYIGRGFAYPTALEGALKLKEITYIHGEGYAAGELKHGPLALIDEGIPVVVILPPGDNYRKTMSNLEEVKSRGADVIAIGAKGDDSLSNKADDVFLIDSDVEDIIAPLVYVIPLQLISYYIALERGSDPDKPKNLAKCVTVE from the coding sequence ATGTGTGGTATAGTAGGTTGTGTTTTAAGAGATAAAAAAGCAGCACCAATTTTACTAGATTGTATATCTAAACTTGAATACAGGGGATATGATTCAGTAGGTATTGCTACAGAAGACAATAAAATTTATGTTAAAAAGGATAAGGGTAAAATTATTGATGTTAACACTAATCTTGATTTAGGAGATATGGAAGGTCAATGTGGTATTGCACATGTACGTTGGGCAACCCATGGAGATCCAAACCGTGTAAATGCTCATCCACATACTGATGAGGACGGTACAATAGCAGTTGTACATAATGGAATCATTGAGAATTATGCTGAGCTTAAGGAAGAGTTAATCAAGGAAGGCCATACTTTCAAATCAGATACCGATACTGAGGTAATTCCTCATCTGCTTAGAAAATTCATGGATGAAGGTTCAAACCTTGAAGAAGCCATGGTAAAAACTATTGATAAAATGGTTGGGGCTTATGCTATTGCGGCTATTTCAATTGATGAACCAAATAAGGTAGTTGCAACCAGAAAGGACAGTCCATTAATTGTAGGTGTAGGTAAAAACGAATTCTTTGTTGCAAGTGATTCCCCAGCTATTTTAAAATATACCAATAATATCATTTATCCTGTAGAAGGGGAAATTGTTACCTTAACGATGGATGGAGTAACAGTTAAGGATACCGAGGGGAACATTTTAGATAAGGAAATCGAGACTATTAACTGGACTCCTGAAATGGCTGAAAAAGAGGGTTATGATTACTTCATGATTAAGGAAATCAATGAGGAGAGTTCAGCCGTTAAAAATACCTTGACAGAAAAGGACAATATTAAGACCATTGTAGATGAGATCAAGGATGATATAAATAGAATTGTGTTTGTTGCCTGTGGAACATCCTACCATGCCTCCCTTACCGGTAAATACTTAATCGAAACCCTTGCGAATATACCGACTGATGTGATTCTTGCATCAGAGTTTAAGTATTCTGCAAACACTTTAAATGAGAACACTCTGGTTGTATTTATTTCACAGTCAGGTGAAACTGCAGATACATTAAAGGCTTTGGATATTGCCAATAAAACAAGTAAAACATTGGCCATTGTAAATGTTGCAGGTTCATCTGCTACACGTAGAGCTCAATATGTGATTCAAACACAGGCAGGTCCTGAGATAGGTGTGGCCGCTACTAAAACTTATATATCCCAGTTAATCTCAATATATTTATTTGCAGGACTTTTGGCAGAAAACGATGAACTTCTAGAAAAACTGGAAATGGTTCCAAAATATATTGATGAGGTACTGGAGGATGCGGAGTCTTTAGAAGAAATGTCCAAGAAATACAAATATGCTGATGATTTCTTCTATATTGGAAGGGGATTTGCTTATCCAACAGCTCTTGAAGGTGCACTTAAACTTAAAGAGATTACCTATATCCATGGTGAAGGTTATGCTGCAGGTGAACTTAAACATGGGCCTCTGGCATTAATTGATGAGGGTATTCCTGTAGTTGTAATTTTACCGCCTGGTGATAACTACAGAAAAACCATGAGCAATCTTGAAGAGGTCAAATCAAGAGGTGCAGATGTTATAGCTATTGGTGCCAAAGGTGATGACTCACTTTCAAACAAGGCAGACGATGTTTTCCTAATTGATAGCGATGTTGAGGATATCATAGCCCCACTTGTATATGTAATTCCACTTCAACTAATCTCATATTACATAGCATTGGAAAGGGGCTCAGATCCTGATAAACCTAAGAACCTAGCTAAATGTGTGACTGTGGAATAG
- a CDS encoding zinc ribbon domain-containing protein: MGERFKYCVNCGEKNPVNSKYCKRCGYQFNMEEFNRNSSDSSLKDNYSNQLFDKHFNKDYSDEVYPENTNEKHKKHLIAGLLVVLILIVSVTTVVVMAGSPEDVPYLFKADEIQVNSVTQTDYQSFVADTYTGSAKVYNVEFITKEDLADTTIEVYGYDSNNQLLDNVGNFFGTNESNVILSNDTPANTITNANVVFSKKGYDDFQLKYLKIFVYKNSNGNKELVDKFTYKVS, from the coding sequence ATGGGGGAAAGATTTAAATACTGTGTTAATTGTGGTGAAAAGAATCCAGTAAATTCTAAATATTGTAAAAGATGCGGATACCAATTTAACATGGAAGAATTTAATAGAAATAGCAGTGATTCATCATTAAAAGACAATTACTCTAATCAACTCTTTGATAAACACTTTAACAAAGATTACTCTGACGAGGTCTATCCGGAAAACACTAATGAAAAACACAAAAAACATTTGATTGCAGGGCTGCTTGTGGTATTGATCTTAATCGTATCAGTTACTACAGTTGTAGTGATGGCGGGAAGTCCGGAAGATGTTCCATATCTATTTAAAGCTGATGAAATCCAGGTCAATTCAGTAACACAGACGGATTATCAAAGTTTTGTTGCAGATACCTATACCGGGTCTGCTAAAGTTTATAACGTGGAGTTTATTACCAAAGAAGATTTGGCCGATACAACTATAGAGGTTTATGGTTATGATTCCAATAATCAGTTATTGGATAATGTAGGTAATTTCTTTGGTACCAATGAATCAAATGTGATTTTATCTAATGATACGCCTGCAAATACAATAACGAATGCCAATGTTGTCTTTTCTAAAAAGGGTTATGATGATTTCCAACTTAAATATCTAAAAATATTCGTCTATAAAAACAGCAATGGAAATAAAGAATTAGTGGATAAATTTACATATAAAGTTAGTTAA
- the purC gene encoding phosphoribosylaminoimidazolesuccinocarboxamide synthase encodes MEKTELMYEGKAKSVYETNEADKVIVEFRDDMTAGDGARKETMDKKGYYNSIITAKIFEVLADNGIDTQLIELQKPKTLVVKKLDMIPLEVIVRNIATGSLVRTFPFEDKTPLNPPIVQTDYKSDEFHDPAINDSISKALGLATQEELDFIKETALKINDIMKDMFKKVGIILVDFKIEFGKDSEGKIVLGDEISPDSCRLWDADTMDMLDKELFRKGQDDKVMSAYEEVFNRLITDDDKAKWNL; translated from the coding sequence ATTGAAAAGACTGAACTAATGTATGAAGGAAAGGCTAAAAGCGTTTATGAAACTAATGAAGCTGATAAAGTTATTGTTGAATTCCGTGACGATATGACTGCTGGTGACGGTGCAAGAAAAGAGACCATGGATAAAAAGGGTTATTACAATTCAATAATTACCGCTAAAATCTTTGAAGTGCTTGCCGACAATGGCATTGATACCCAATTAATAGAGCTTCAAAAACCTAAGACCTTAGTTGTTAAAAAACTTGACATGATTCCTCTTGAAGTCATTGTACGTAATATAGCAACTGGAAGTTTAGTCAGGACATTTCCTTTTGAGGATAAGACTCCACTAAACCCACCTATTGTACAAACCGATTATAAAAGTGACGAATTCCATGATCCTGCCATAAATGATTCCATTTCCAAAGCACTTGGTCTTGCAACTCAAGAGGAACTTGATTTCATTAAGGAAACTGCACTTAAAATCAATGACATAATGAAGGACATGTTTAAAAAAGTTGGCATTATCTTAGTTGACTTTAAAATTGAATTTGGTAAAGATTCCGAAGGTAAAATCGTTCTTGGTGATGAGATTAGTCCAGATAGTTGTAGATTATGGGACGCAGATACTATGGACATGTTAGATAAAGAATTATTCAGAAAAGGCCAAGACGATAAAGTCATGAGCGCTTATGAAGAGGTCTTCAATAGATTAATTACTGATGATGACAAAGCTAAATGGAATTTATAG
- the purS gene encoding phosphoribosylformylglycinamidine synthase subunit PurS, which yields MKYDIEVTIYLKEGMLNPEAKTIENSLSLLGYNVSDTKTKSIITFQMEGENTEEVKSEVDDMCQRLLCNPVIHNYKILVFPESVDCGLKE from the coding sequence ATGAAATATGATATAGAAGTAACAATATATCTTAAAGAAGGAATGTTGAATCCCGAGGCAAAAACTATTGAAAACTCACTTTCCCTACTTGGTTATAATGTATCAGACACCAAAACCAAAAGCATCATTACTTTCCAGATGGAAGGGGAAAACACTGAGGAGGTAAAATCCGAAGTGGACGATATGTGTCAAAGATTACTCTGTAACCCTGTAATTCATAATTACAAAATCCTTGTTTTCCCGGAAAGTGTAGACTGCGGACTTAAAGAATAG
- the purQ gene encoding phosphoribosylformylglycinamidine synthase subunit PurQ: protein MRIGVIRFPGTNCDRDVHHALELAGAEADYVWWKDEDLTDYDGIVIPGGFSYGDYLRAGAIASITPVIDGVKALVKEEKPVLGICNGAQILGEIGLVPGVFITNEYPKFNCQSIELKVKTTRSPFTSYYKKDEVVQIPIAHAEGRFYTEDVELLHDQDQILFQFNDENPNGSIEKITGVCDESGLVCAMMPHPERACEKILGSDDGLKVFKGMIDNS, encoded by the coding sequence ATGAGAATAGGAGTAATAAGATTTCCAGGAACAAACTGTGATAGGGATGTTCATCATGCATTGGAACTTGCTGGTGCAGAGGCCGATTACGTTTGGTGGAAGGATGAGGATCTAACTGACTATGACGGTATTGTCATTCCAGGGGGATTTTCATATGGAGATTACTTACGTGCAGGAGCAATAGCTTCAATCACACCTGTAATTGACGGAGTAAAAGCATTGGTTAAAGAGGAAAAACCAGTACTTGGAATATGTAATGGTGCCCAAATCCTAGGAGAAATAGGACTTGTTCCAGGGGTTTTCATCACAAACGAATATCCCAAATTTAATTGTCAGTCAATAGAGCTTAAGGTCAAGACCACACGCAGTCCGTTTACATCATACTACAAGAAGGATGAGGTGGTTCAAATACCAATAGCCCATGCAGAAGGAAGATTCTATACAGAGGATGTTGAGCTTTTACATGATCAGGACCAAATATTGTTCCAGTTTAATGATGAAAATCCAAACGGATCCATTGAAAAAATCACAGGCGTATGTGATGAATCTGGACTTGTCTGTGCAATGATGCCTCACCCTGAAAGGGCATGCGAGAAAATTTTAGGTTCAGACGACGGACTTAAAGTATTTAAAGGTATGATTGACAATAGCTGA
- a CDS encoding MFS transporter, giving the protein MDRNNLIIYIMVLGTFGILSTEMGVVGILPQIAEYFNVSITQAGLFVSMFALTIAIFAIFMPVIFSKYERKKTFILVLTVFTVFTAIGAFVKDFNIALICRIIPAMFHPIYCSLSMTVAAEIVEPDKAQDAVSKVIMGVSAGMIIGVPITTFLASHFGYQYAMLWFTTINFIVLILTILFFPKIPGKEDSYLSQISAAKTGVFLISVLGVIFLNAGMYTGYSYISEFLNALTHIVGTNLSIVLLLYGVASIIGNWLGAKLLDRDSRKIILASPIVVSIILFGMFTVSSQTIPTVIFMVFWGLFAGIINDISQYLMVSAAPQAPEFANGIFLSMGNVGVTIGTTIAGFVVAGIGVRYVMLFAILVLVFDLILLFTRTQKYNID; this is encoded by the coding sequence ATGGATAGAAATAATTTGATTATATATATCATGGTTCTAGGTACTTTTGGAATATTAAGTACCGAAATGGGAGTGGTTGGAATACTTCCACAGATTGCGGAATATTTTAATGTGAGTATAACACAGGCAGGTTTATTTGTAAGTATGTTTGCTTTAACAATAGCTATATTTGCGATATTCATGCCTGTAATCTTCAGTAAATACGAAAGGAAGAAAACATTCATATTGGTTCTTACAGTGTTTACAGTGTTTACAGCAATAGGTGCATTTGTAAAGGATTTTAATATAGCATTGATCTGCCGTATAATACCTGCAATGTTTCACCCGATATACTGTAGTTTAAGTATGACAGTAGCTGCAGAAATAGTGGAACCTGATAAAGCCCAGGATGCTGTAAGTAAGGTTATAATGGGAGTAAGTGCCGGAATGATTATTGGTGTTCCGATTACCACATTTTTAGCAAGTCATTTCGGTTATCAGTATGCGATGTTATGGTTTACAACAATCAACTTTATAGTATTAATACTTACAATACTATTCTTCCCTAAAATACCTGGAAAGGAGGATTCCTATCTATCCCAAATATCCGCTGCCAAAACAGGGGTATTTTTAATATCAGTATTAGGTGTAATATTTTTAAATGCAGGAATGTATACAGGATACTCATACATCTCAGAATTCTTAAATGCATTAACCCATATTGTAGGAACTAATCTAAGTATTGTATTACTCCTATATGGTGTTGCATCAATCATAGGTAATTGGTTAGGAGCTAAATTACTTGATAGGGATAGTAGGAAAATAATCTTAGCATCACCAATAGTGGTTTCAATCATATTATTTGGAATGTTTACAGTAAGCAGTCAAACAATTCCGACAGTGATATTCATGGTCTTCTGGGGATTATTTGCAGGAATAATCAATGATATTTCACAATATCTGATGGTTTCAGCTGCACCACAGGCACCTGAATTTGCAAATGGAATATTCTTAAGTATGGGAAATGTTGGAGTCACAATAGGAACAACAATAGCAGGATTTGTTGTAGCAGGTATTGGAGTCCGTTATGTAATGCTGTTTGCGATTTTAGTCCTAGTCTTCGATTTAATACTATTATTTACAAGAACTCAAAAATACAACATTGATTAG
- a CDS encoding division/cell wall cluster transcriptional repressor MraZ produces the protein MKTKIENGFRLTIPLKYREELGIKQDNFVIWNVKDGKLELEFIDDDTIDMHSIIRNQPWDASKEEN, from the coding sequence ATGAAAACCAAGATTGAAAATGGATTTAGGTTAACAATTCCTTTAAAATATAGGGAAGAATTAGGTATTAAACAAGACAATTTTGTTATATGGAATGTTAAAGATGGTAAACTAGAATTAGAGTTTATTGATGATGATACTATAGATATGCACAGTATAATTAGAAATCAACCTTGGGATGCATCTAAAGAAGAAAATTAA
- a CDS encoding MarR family winged helix-turn-helix transcriptional regulator, with translation MMLPSQFKEENSRNIRIYHYVEELVGSYKEFMNRNNSEDEIPLSYLPFLLRIRFSNNTTQKDLTKLFNVSKGYTARLLKNFEECGWITREENPDNHREKIVKLTDEGMKKTDEIIKKVDQWEDMVTSSLSDTEVMILKKLLFDVVVEADKI, from the coding sequence ATGATGTTACCAAGCCAATTTAAAGAAGAGAATTCTAGAAACATCAGAATCTACCATTATGTAGAGGAATTAGTTGGAAGTTATAAAGAATTTATGAATAGGAATAACAGTGAAGATGAGATTCCCCTCTCATATCTTCCCTTTCTACTTAGAATAAGATTTTCAAACAATACCACCCAGAAGGATTTAACAAAACTGTTTAATGTCAGCAAGGGTTATACTGCAAGATTACTTAAAAACTTTGAAGAATGTGGTTGGATTACAAGAGAAGAGAATCCGGATAACCACAGGGAAAAGATCGTTAAACTAACTGATGAGGGTATGAAAAAAACAGATGAAATCATCAAGAAAGTAGATCAATGGGAGGATATGGTAACAAGCTCCTTATCAGATACAGAGGTGATGATATTAAAAAAGTTATTGTTCGATGTGGTTGTGGAAGCTGACAAAATCTAA
- a CDS encoding aldo/keto reductase has product MEYVKLSNDVEVPQLGFGVFQVAPDVTKDIVAKAIEVGYRHFDTAQAYYNEEAVGQAIKESGIPREEFFITTKIWNTDHGYEEAKKACEESLRKLQTDYIDLYLIHQNIGDVFATWRAFEELYKEGKVKAIGVSNFAKDRFVNLALHSEITPMVNQIEVNPFYQQEGVEDFFDKYGTKVEAWGPLAEGRDGIFQDETLKTIGDQYGKSVAQVILRWLIQRGIIVFPKSSAEGRMKENIDLFDFELSDEDMEKIKTLDKNEPIADITSPQFVEMISNY; this is encoded by the coding sequence ATGGAATATGTAAAATTATCAAATGATGTAGAAGTACCACAGTTAGGATTTGGAGTCTTTCAGGTAGCTCCTGATGTAACTAAAGATATAGTGGCAAAAGCAATTGAAGTAGGATACAGACACTTCGATACCGCACAGGCATACTATAATGAGGAGGCTGTAGGTCAGGCAATCAAGGAATCTGGAATTCCAAGAGAGGAATTTTTCATAACCACCAAAATCTGGAATACTGATCACGGTTATGAGGAAGCTAAAAAAGCATGTGAGGAATCACTTAGAAAATTACAAACCGATTACATTGATCTATACCTTATCCACCAAAACATTGGTGACGTGTTTGCAACATGGAGAGCATTTGAGGAATTGTACAAAGAGGGTAAGGTAAAAGCTATTGGAGTAAGTAATTTCGCAAAAGATAGATTTGTAAATCTTGCATTACATAGTGAGATTACACCTATGGTAAACCAAATCGAAGTAAACCCCTTCTATCAACAGGAAGGTGTTGAAGATTTCTTTGATAAATACGGTACTAAAGTTGAGGCTTGGGGTCCACTTGCAGAGGGAAGAGACGGAATTTTCCAGGATGAAACCTTGAAGACTATTGGAGATCAATATGGTAAGTCCGTTGCACAGGTTATCCTAAGATGGTTGATTCAAAGAGGAATCATTGTTTTCCCTAAATCCTCTGCAGAGGGAAGAATGAAGGAGAATATTGATCTATTTGATTTTGAATTATCCGATGAGGATATGGAAAAAATCAAAACATTGGATAAAAATGAACCTATTGCAGATATTACCAGTCCTCAGTTTGTTGAAATGATTTCAAACTATTAG